Genomic DNA from Methanofollis sp. W23:
AAACCTGGCAGATCGTCAATTAAATAGTATTTTTACGTTTTTTTATATCCTATTTTCTCTTTTTCATGCAGAAAAATAGGTGGAGATTTCTGATTATAGACACAAACTCTCTCACTCAGAGGCGTTCTCGCAACCTGCGCAGGTCGATCGTCATCCCGATCACCTCTGCCTGCGCAAGGGCGTTCGTGATGAGGGGGACGAGGACTGGGACGGCACCGCGGACTCTCCCTCTGAACCCCCCGCCAGGCGAGAACCCTCGCGCCGCCTGGGCCTCATAGATCTTCTTCCCCTCATTCTGGAGGTGCGGGATGAACCGCAGGGCGACCAGCGTCATCAGGGCATAGTCTGCCGGGAACCCGATCCTCCTGAGAGCGCGGACAAGGGCAGTCGGCATCGTCGTGGAGACCAGGACCTGGAAGGCAAAGACCATGGCACAGAAACGGAGCGCCAGCGCAAGCCCGAAGAGGAGACCGGTCTCAGGGATGGTGAGCCAGGTGACGGCGACCAGGAACCCACCAAGGAAGACGAAGAGGGGGACCTGTCCGAGGAACACCCTCCCCAGGCCCGCACAGACCCCGAGCGCGGCGATGGCAAGCACCATCCCGCCGAGGACCAGAGGGTCACGGGTGAGGACCGCAAGAACGACGACCGCCGCCACCCCGGTGATCTTCGCGAGCGGGTTCATGCGGTGGAAGATGCTCGTGCCGCTCCTGTACTGAAAGATCTCGTGCATGTTTCCTCATCTCCTGACATCTGATCGCCGGCGATCTCTCCGTCCTCCATCCTGAGAACCCGATCAGCATAGCGCCCGGCAAGTCCGCGGTCGTGGGTGACCATGACCACCGCCTTCCCCTCCCTGCTCAGATCGCACAGCAGGTCCATGACCTGCCCGGCCTCGTCAGGGGCAAGCCCGGTGGTCGGTTCGTCGAGGACGATCACCGCCGGGTCCATGGCAAGGACGCAGGCGATGGCAAGGCGCTGCCGCTCCCCTCTACTCAGGTGGCGGGGGTAGAGAGATTTTTTTTCGAGAAGCCCGACGGCGGAGAGGGCGGCGTCGACCGCAGCGGAAGGGCCAGGCGCCCCGATGTTGTGTACCCCAAAGAGCACCTCGTCTTCCACGGTCTCGGCAAAGAGCATGGTGTCAGGGTTCTGAAACACGAGCCCCACCTGCCTCGCAAGAGCCGGGACCGGATAGCGGCGGGTGTCCATGCCGCAGACCTCGACGCCTCCCTGTTGAGGACCGAGCAGGCCGTTGAGGTGCCTGATGAGGGTGGTCTTCCCTGACCCGTTCTCGCCGGTGATGGCCACACATTCGCCGGCCCGCACCTGGAGGTCGACGCCGCGGAGGGCAAACCCTCCCTCATAGGCATGGACCAGTCCGCGGACCCTGACCACCGTCTTGCCTCGCCGCCTCTCCTGTACAGGGGTCGCCACCGGCCCTGGTGCCTCGACCAGCAGGTCGGTGACCTTTCCCCCTGCAAGCCTGACGACCCGATCGGCGACGGCAGCGAAGGGGCCGGGAGTGTTCTCCACGATGAGAACCGCCTTCCCTTTCTCCTTCAGGCCCACGAGGATCTCAGCGACCATGCCGGCATGGCCGGGGTCGAGTTCGGCCGCCGGTTCGTCAAGGATGAAGACTGGCTGGTCACCGGCGATCACGGTGCCAAGGACGGTCCGCTGTTTCTCCCCGCCCGAGAGGGTGTGCGGGGCGCGGTCTCTCAGGTGGCAGAGCCCCATCATCTCAAGGACCTCTTCGGTCCTCTTCTCATCGGCGGTGGCTGTCCTGATCTCCTCCTCGACGGTCGAGAAGATGAGCTGGGCGTCGGCGTCGTCGAAGGCGATCCCGGTGACTCCGGCGATCTCGGTCATGCCCCCGTACTCCTCAATCCCCCGACCGCCAAGTCTCACCGACCCCTCGAGGGTGCCGCCGTACTCATGGGCGAGCACCCCGCCGGCCGCCCTGCAGAGGGTGGTCTTGCCCGCACCGGTCGGGCCGGTGACGAGCACGATCTCGCCTGTCCTCACCGAGAGGTCGATCCCTCTCAGGGCCGGAGTCTCTGCACCTGGATAGGTGTAGGTGAGGCCCGAGATCTGGATCATCGCTCCCTCCCCCGGTTCAGGGCCCGTGATGCCGGGACAGAGAGGGCCTGGGCGATCACGGCGTTCACGGCCGCGGTGATGACGACGATCGGGACCGTGGTCATGGCGAAGACTCCGATGGAGGCGTACTTGGTGAGGATCACCGGGGCGATGCCGAGGATGGCGATGAGGACGAAGGTCGTCCCTGAGGCGAGGGTCGCGACGAGGGTGGCGGCTCCAGGCGCGATGCCGGTCCGCCCCTTCAGCACCATATAGGCAAGGAGACAGACGGCCGCACCCACCGGTTCTGAGACCAGGTTTGCGGGCGGGAAGACCGAGTGGCTGATGAGGGCGCAGAGGATCCCGGCGACGACCCCGATGCCCACGGCTTCGCCGAAGGTGGGGACGATGAGGATGACCGCAAGGCAGTAGAAGGCGATGACCAGGTTCGAGACAATCGGGCCCGGGACCGCCAGGGAGATATAGCGCACGATGGCGCCGGTGGCAAGCAGGATGCCTGCAATGGCAATGTCGCGTGATTTCATGATATCGGTGTTCTATAGATGGTGGTCTGAAGGCGGTGCTGGCGTGAAAAGAGCAGGGGTCACCAGCACCAGGAGATGATGAGATAAGGGGTAGATGGCCGCAAGGCGTACGTAGGTGTCGTTCGATGTTCAGGTGTGTTCATCGCAGTACAAACATGATCGTCATCCTATATAACATCTGCGATGGCACAAGGGGAGGTCTCAAAAAAAGGCGATATCTATTGGTCGGGGGACCGGGCGTGGATCCGGAGATCCCAGGGCATTGATCTATCTTCTCTTTCTCTTTTTTTCGACGTAATCGTACGGGTCGAACTCGTCGTCAAAGTCTCCGTAGTCGGAACGTCTGTTCCTGGCGTCCAAATCCAGGTTCTTCATCTGTTTCCTGATCGTCTTATCCCACGACCTGGACATAATTTCTGATGATATTCCCGGATTTATAAATCTAATCCCTGGACCTCATGGCGTTTATATCCTGGTCGAAGGGCAGTGTACCCAGTGATTAGATCGCGGATCAGAGAGATGCATGGAGAGGGAGGGATTGGAGTGGTAGGATAGTGGGCTCCAGAGAGGGTGGATCGATGATGCCGCGGCATCTTTTTCCATGGGGTTTCACCCTTAAATTATCCACTGTGAGGAGAGGATCCTCTGAAGATCGACAGCCTTTCTCAAGATCCCTCCGATCACATCTCAAAGACAATGATAATATGAGAATGATTGTGCTTCTATTCTCATGCTTGGGGAAACTGCAGCGATATGGAGAACAATGGTAGTTGTTTCATGCTCACACGAGGGCTATGAGTGCTACCAAATAATATCTTGAAAAAGTAGAGGTTTTTTTCTGTTATTCTATCACACCGTTGCGCCACAGACCCCTCAGAGGATATGGATCCTGACTGGTTTCACTTATCACGTATGGTGTGTCTCCAATTCCATCTCTATCACCATCGGTGCCGGTATAATCATCCCAGTAATTTCCAAGAGAGGCACAGTAGGTATTCCCATTGAATATATATTCCATCGGTTCTGGAGATTTAAGACTGCTCTCGTCCCTCACGGAAGCCTGGAGATCATTGTTTATAATATTGTTGAGGAAAATATAATTTTCACATGGTGAACTGGAAATTAAAAGACCACGTTTATTTGAATAAATGGTATTTGTGGTGATCGTGGTGTGAGCAGATCCCCCCAACTGGATTCCATTTATTGAACCAGCAACTATGCTGTCCTTTAAGATTGTCCCGTCTGAGTTCCACAGAGCAATTCCTGCCATCATATTCGAACAAACACCAATATTTGATATTTTTGTATTATTTGCCTCCTGTACTAAAATCCCAACCCGATTATTATTCTCATATCCCTCTTTTCCAATGTTACAGTTGTTTATTATAGAATTGTCAGCACCAAACAGTTGGATGCCATAGTTATTTGCTAAGATAGTATTTTCTATGATCTCACAGCATTTCACCTTGCCGAGGTAAATTCCTGCGTTATTTTCTGCACCCCCAATCGTAAATCCACGAATAGTTACTCCGTTGCTGGTTACATTCACGACAGGGTTAGAGGGGTCTGAGGAACCAATGAAAACCGTTGAACCGCTCTGAGAAGCAATGGTTATGGGTTTATCAACTGTAAGATCTTCCTCGAATACTCCATCATGAACAAAGACTGTATCACCGGCGCCCGAGGCATCGATAGCATCCTGAATGGAAATAAAATCTCCCCCGTCATATTGATCAACGTACCATGACTTTTGCTCAATGTAGCCGTCGTGCCATTCACCCATCAAGGGGTACGCATCTATGACAGATCCAGAAATTACGTATGGAATGTCGCCGATTCCATCGTCTTCAATATCGGTGCCAGTATAATCATCCCAGTAATTGCCGAGGCAAGAACTGTACATATTGGGATTTTTAATATATTCCTGTGGTTCAAGGGTGTTTGTATAATCGATTGAAATAACCTGCTCGTCGACGTTGAAGATGTGTTTTAAATTATTTCTGAAATTGTTTAAATATAAACATTTAATTCCATATTCATAGGTAGGCCCAATCATCAAGCCACAATTATTGGATGAAATCGTGTTGTTTACAATAATTGCCTCGCACGATCCCTCAAAATGTATGCCCAATGAATTTGAGGTAATATTATTGTCTTCTATAGTGATTCCTCGCACACCAAACACACAGATGCCATTGTTATTATCCGAGACTATGCTATTTCTTATCACACAGTTCTCAACGTCTTCAGCATAAATCCCACACCAACACGCTGGTATTGGTTCCGTGTCGCTGTTTGTACTACGAACCTGGAGGCCCTGGATCGTCACATCGTCTGCTGTTACCTTAATGCTTGGTCTATAGGTCGGGGACATAGTAGATCCTGAAGATTTTTCAGTCTCCATCGTAATCACAGTTGGTTCAATAGGATCTACAATTGTTGAATCCGGCCCATTTTCTGAGGTGATTGTTACGCTCTTGTTCACCCTCACAGACTCAGAGTAGGTCCCGTCCCTGACGATGATTGTATCACCATCGCGTGCAGCATTCACTGCCGCCTGTATGCTGGTGAAATCAGCTCCCCCCGAATCGTCGACATAGATATACGGAGTATAATCACCGATACTGATAGTAGCCGGATACCACCCTTGTGACAGTCGATATGCCGAAGTCCTCTGCATATTGATTGTCCTGTTGTCTATCGAGAGTCTCAGAGATCCAATTGATGAAGGCACTGAAGAAG
This window encodes:
- a CDS encoding energy-coupling factor transporter transmembrane component T, which codes for MHEIFQYRSGTSIFHRMNPLAKITGVAAVVVLAVLTRDPLVLGGMVLAIAALGVCAGLGRVFLGQVPLFVFLGGFLVAVTWLTIPETGLLFGLALALRFCAMVFAFQVLVSTTMPTALVRALRRIGFPADYALMTLVALRFIPHLQNEGKKIYEAQAARGFSPGGGFRGRVRGAVPVLVPLITNALAQAEVIGMTIDLRRLRERL
- a CDS encoding ABC transporter ATP-binding protein, translating into MIQISGLTYTYPGAETPALRGIDLSVRTGEIVLVTGPTGAGKTTLCRAAGGVLAHEYGGTLEGSVRLGGRGIEEYGGMTEIAGVTGIAFDDADAQLIFSTVEEEIRTATADEKRTEEVLEMMGLCHLRDRAPHTLSGGEKQRTVLGTVIAGDQPVFILDEPAAELDPGHAGMVAEILVGLKEKGKAVLIVENTPGPFAAVADRVVRLAGGKVTDLLVEAPGPVATPVQERRRGKTVVRVRGLVHAYEGGFALRGVDLQVRAGECVAITGENGSGKTTLIRHLNGLLGPQQGGVEVCGMDTRRYPVPALARQVGLVFQNPDTMLFAETVEDEVLFGVHNIGAPGPSAAVDAALSAVGLLEKKSLYPRHLSRGERQRLAIACVLAMDPAVIVLDEPTTGLAPDEAGQVMDLLCDLSREGKAVVMVTHDRGLAGRYADRVLRMEDGEIAGDQMSGDEETCTRSFSTGAARASSTA
- a CDS encoding NosD domain-containing protein; this encodes MKRKNLEFFNREICLTLILCMAMLPAAASAAWTVEITAENQLEPIYFGYSESGVDNRTGMNDTYTKAPLIGKTIMHLDDLYSKKVKSQELTWDLSIAVPDEKGVNITWDTSSVPSSIGSLRLSIDNRTINMQRTSAYRLSQGWYPATISIGDYTPYIYVDDSGGADFTSIQAAVNAARDGDTIIVRDGTYSESVRVNKSVTITSENGPDSTIVDPIEPTVITMETEKSSGSTMSPTYRPSIKVTADDVTIQGLQVRSTNSDTEPIPACWCGIYAEDVENCVIRNSIVSDNNNGICVFGVRGITIEDNNITSNSLGIHFEGSCEAIIVNNTISSNNCGLMIGPTYEYGIKCLYLNNFRNNLKHIFNVDEQVISIDYTNTLEPQEYIKNPNMYSSCLGNYWDDYTGTDIEDDGIGDIPYVISGSVIDAYPLMGEWHDGYIEQKSWYVDQYDGGDFISIQDAIDASGAGDTVFVHDGVFEEDLTVDKPITIASQSGSTVFIGSSDPSNPVVNVTSNGVTIRGFTIGGAENNAGIYLGKVKCCEIIENTILANNYGIQLFGADNSIINNCNIGKEGYENNNRVGILVQEANNTKISNIGVCSNMMAGIALWNSDGTILKDSIVAGSINGIQLGGSAHTTITTNTIYSNKRGLLISSSPCENYIFLNNIINNDLQASVRDESSLKSPEPMEYIFNGNTYCASLGNYWDDYTGTDGDRDGIGDTPYVISETSQDPYPLRGLWRNGVIE